In Acropora muricata isolate sample 2 chromosome 13, ASM3666990v1, whole genome shotgun sequence, the DNA window AGGGCATCTCTTCCCACGAAGATGACAGACTTATCAATGACAGCAAAGAAAACGTGATAATTCATGGGCCACATtaattacaaatcatttagcCGAGCTAGATGCAGGATGCATAAATCCCACGGACTTGTCAACTGTAAACAGATGGTTTTTCGACAAATGTTGAAACCTACTCACTAATGAAGAGAAAATCTGGCTCGTTAATGAACAGTTCACCATCATCCATTATTCAATTAGACGCTCAGTGATTAACCAGATATAATTTCTTCTCGTTATTATAACTATTTTTGAATTCTTATGTTTCTAAAAGTTTCGTTTTACAGTGATTTAGGATTTTGAAATCTCAGGATTGACATTAAATCAGAAAAGACTGATAGAGCACAATAAAacgataaaattgaatcaaaattgCAACATGCCTAAAACATACCCAGCTTGCTAGTCTTAAGAACGCCTTAATTAAATTTCGTCTTTCTTTTTAAGGTAACTCTTTCCACAACCACAGTAATCTACATGTGCTGAATTTGGGAACAAATTGATCTCACAGATCTCGAAAATTAGACGTGCAAATCGAAAACAGAGATTTCGACATATAAACAGCTCCAGATGGTTATATTTGCTTGAGGAGATACATCAATGCCACGGCAAAGTTCATGGCGAAGTTCCAACCCCAACCAACGCGTGAATAAACCTCAATTCATACCAACATATCGAAGAACAATTGAAATGACTAAGCTCCGACGAGAATACAACAATAAACTATACAAGCTCGCCACGCTAACTTATGGCCAGtctcgagaaaaaaaaacttaaaaacgTATAGAAATAGGCAAGTTTACTTTAGGATTGAAAACACGCGTAGTGTCTTTATGCAACATTTGCATCTCTTCGACGGAAAGCAAAAAtctgttttcattttgccaAATGTGGTGCCTTTCGCGTTACGGAGAAACTCAACTGCTATTGATTTCCAAGTACTACATGCCATCTTAttgtgaatttaaaaaaaaaagtagtgaGAAGTCCTGTTGAGATCCGCCTTGTTAGTTCCAAGTATTTCTCTGTCCAACAAATTCGGACTGATATAGTAACAACccaaaaaacagacaaagacaGCACACACACGCTTCCCAAAAGGGCTGTAGTTATTGAAAACGAAATATCATTAAAGTAATAAGCTCgaaatacgttttttttttctcgtttatgCCGGAAACGATCCATTTACTTTTCATAACATCCTTTTTATTTCATAGAAACCAAgaatcaaaagaagaaaaattaacaGAGCCCACGGGTTAAAACTATATTAAAAAAAGTCCACATGGAAATTTCTTTGGGTTGTTGATTATAAACACCTTTTGAATTCGGCCAAAATCGACCTCAGTCGAGTTAGAAATTTGGTAGGAAACAAGAATATAAACAGGATATTGCTATTTTTGAATATGGTAAACTACAAGAGATATAGTTTGTCTTGAGGCAGAAAAATTTAACGCCacgaaaataattaaattacatttaTGACTTTATCCGTGGATCTCTACggattatatatacatatgtatcTCTCGCTATTTTTAACCGCGAAAATGTATATGTGTTATTCCATGTCttggattaaaaaaattaaattggaTTTGAAACAATAAACTGATATGAAGTcttggaaaaataattaagtatTATACAAGTTTACTTATGGAAGTTCCTTGAGCAAAAGGGAATTTATGCATGCATCTTCACCCTAGACTTGATTCAAGTCTTTATACTGGAAACTGTAAATTAACTCACCGAGTGTTTTTAGCTGTGTATCAAACTCCAATGCATTTGAATACCACAGAAGATGAGATCTTAAGTCATGCAACCAGCGAAACACCTTTATTAGGGTTCCGTGATTTTAGACctatgttttgaaaaaaaatattcaaacactCACCCCTACTaggaaaaaaactataaaatgatTCACTCTTGTGTCAATATTTTGTCTTCGTATTAAAAGATGGTATCGTTTGCTAATGGCTAGCACTTTAGCTAATTAACATTTCCCttgaaaaataatgataataacataGAAACGGATGTCTCAACAACAGCACCGAATATAAAAACTAGCTGATTGGAAGCTCCATAAACACAgaaaaaatgattttataataatatcaGGAAATAACCCAATGCTGATCACTGACCAAATAGAAAAAAGGCCTATTCTGATTAGAAACTAAAtatgaaagaacaaaaacaaaactgtatAATTTTTGGTACAAAGGTTACAAATTTCCTTGCCAAAGAAAAATAACCACCAACCTTTCGTTTTTCAAACGAGCAATTTTAAGGCCTAACACTATAATATTGTTACTTTTCTCGTAATAACACACTTAACTCGTGCTAATGTTACTGTAGAAGTCGTTTGCATAATTTAAGCACTGAGCTTTAAAAAATACTAGTACAGTAACAATATTTTTGCTAACGTTTTTTATGCATCTATTTGCCAGCCAGAATAGGTTAATTTTACCTTTTGGAAAACCAGCACTCGCTAAAACCTCTCAATTTTCGGAAATTCATTACCTCGTGGAATAGCAACACCTGACACATTAATCACGTCAGAAGGCAAGATCTGGATCGCGATCAATGATCCTGGATCGCTCGGATCATAGTGCATCAAAAGAACCGGTgaatccactctgggaaaggattTACCAGTTCCTCTGATACACCATGATTAGAGCTATCCTGGATCATTGATCGTGATCCAGATCTGATCCTCACAAAGAAACGCATTCTTACATTAAATTCTACAACCATAGCCTCTTATCGTGGATCATTTCAAAATTGCTGTTTTCATAAATCGTTGAAAATAGTCAGCTTTTGCGTGACCTTTTAAATTGTGTGTCCCGTTTCAAATAGCATCAACTTATGTCAATAAAGAAGCTTTCGATTCTATCTTAATATCTTCGATTTGTAGTACAAACGGGATTCTTCTGTAATCATTTAAAGCGAAATTCTTCGAAGCTCTAAAATTACAACTCAATTTTgatctttgaaacaaaaaaacttgTCTTTCGTATTTTTAAATTGGAGGTCATCGGTCTTCTCACAGTCATATGTTTTCATCCACGTGAAGTCCACAATTGATCTTCACCTTGACAATTTGTCATATCATTCATTCAAGTTACGCAAAATTTGCACCGTGAACTTGTTGATTTGGAcacaaaatatataatatttcaaaatgaaacgaGTGTTATTCGGCCTCACAGCAGGGAATTGTTAATCGCTGTTTTCCAAATATGTAGCAAGCAAACCGTAGGGCAGCAATATCGAGACGAGAATAGAAACCGATTTCTTAATAATCTAACGGAGAGAAATTCaagttaaaataataaattttactgcttctcgacggtggaaaaaaaaactgcgaaTAATTTTTTCGTTTTACATTAATATATTCTAGATCTCACAGAATGACCAATTTTAATGCCGACTTTAATCTTGCTTATTGTAACATAAATAAAAACTAACAAAAGTATACGACCCATAGATTCCTTAAACCTGATTTCAGCAAAAGAACAAGGCATTTGGTCAACTTTAATTTTGAGTATTAACAACCATAAAATTCGAAAACGGTTCCACTTTGTGCCCAAAAAAATCGAAGCTGGCTGAAATTGTGACAGCCATGCAAGATGTTTAGATATTCCTAAAACGCCAAAAGCAGTCGTCGACAGCGGGTCGTAATTAATCTTGTTCTCAGTGACGGAAAATCGTTAATGGTTTTTTGATATCTCTGTGTTGGAGAGCTGACTTCTAAGCAAATAGGTTTTTCTGAACACACGCTATTCTATTCCGGTTAGTAATGTAATGAGATAAAAATATCAAGGTTTTTAGGAAACCAAGGAGATTTGAAGTTTCCAGACCTCAACGAGTCAAAATGTCGGCAATTTTAGAGGGGAATGAGCGCCGGGGCAATATCCTTGATAGAGATGCAAACAAGTCTCTCTGTAACCTTAAATGTGTTCTTTGATCAATGTTATATGGAAAGATCGCCGTTATATTCAAGGATCCGGACAAGAGAGTGATCGCAAAAGTCGCATGCAAAATACCGCGATAATCAAAAACGGGTCTCGTTCAAAAGAAGCTGTTAGGCCATACGTCAAGTACAAAATATTAAatgcttttcaaaacaaagtcTTGAGTGTACAGGAAACCGACTCTAGATAGAATAGATTTGCGATGAAAGATCTCTCAAACTACATATTTCATTTCGTTATATGATACGACGCAATGGTGAAGTCTCCAGTGCAGGCAACACGTCGACATTTTGCGAAACAGCCTTTTCCTTGACTACTGCCCGAGCTATTATTCCTGTTGAAGTATAAAAAGTGCATCTTACTCCGCGAACGAAAGTTCAAAATGACAAAGAGAAATTGTCCGAATTTGAAAGATATCAAAAATGAAATGCTTGGAATTCTTCAACAGGCAAGCATATTTTTTATCTCAGAAGATTAGTCAAAATTCTTTAAAATACACTTGTGATGTTACTGAAATAAAACAGAAATCCTTCATTTGTGTAGCTGAAAGGCTACAGGAAGATCTTAGAAGGACTTACAATCTCGTTTAATCGGCTTCATAAAACGTTTTGACCCAAGAGTTCGTAAATTAAATACTCCAAAGTTTTGAGGATTTCACACGGTAGACAATGGCAAACTTCGAATAAAAATGTTAAATTTACTTTAGAAGACAATGAATTCAAAAGGAATGAGACAAATGAATTGAAAATTGCCATGATCTCGCTTAACAGTCAACTATCGTCTCGCCTTTAGCTTGGAGCAAAAAGCACAGTCCTTATCGTCCCCTGGCTAATATTCAGAAACACCATATACCCCATTTGCATTGTTCTTGTGAGAGATCAATTTCCGATAAACGCTTTTTgtaaagccgctgttacacgttgaaacttttagctgaaacttgtgtgcaacggcgttgcgaaacatgtttcaacaggcgttgcaccgtgtaacatggtaggtttcgtgaaactttttgaacttccgttgcgagacaagtttcaccaAAAGTAGAACCGCTTCCTACTTCTGCAACGGTCGCAACGATCGCACTGGTAACAAACACGAAAGTTTCACCGTGTAACAccactttgtgaaacttgttcgcggtgccgttgcacacaagtttcagctaaaagtttcaacgtgtaacagcggcttaaAGCACAGCGAGTGTTCTACAATACATCCTGGTTTGCCTGGCAATTTATTTCGGCTTTGAAGACTCGCAGGTGGGAGAGACAAACCGAACCATTTGCTTATCGCGATGTTCCCCCGCGAATCTCGCGTGACAACGATGTGTCCTACTGTGTCTAAGAGATTGACATTCCCCATGAGATCTCGGTTTTTCGCGAACGCAGTTCATTCCCACCGAAATAACCGCGAGTCAACAAACGATCTAAAACAAAGGTTAACAGATCTAGAATTCACCCTTCAAACTCTGTGAATTATGGATGGACCACGCGGTGAGAATAAATGAAATTCcaatgaaaacaagaacacaaaaaTAAACACGACTGCCTACGAAAAAAAGATATTCGATTTTCAATTCGATTCACCATGGGACACTGATCTTTATTTGAGCAATTAAAATGTCGCGAGCTTTTGGTTTCGTCGATGCACCATCGTGAAAACAAATCACTCGATCGTAATAATCGACTTCGGTAGAGTTAGCATCGAATTAAAGGCAAGCGAAAGTTTGTTTACAAGAGGTAATCAACTTTCTAAAGTGGCGGTTATTCAGGGACGGAAGCATATGTTTTGTACGTTACTTCATTATTACGAACGCGACAAGtcggaattgaaaataaaaatcttaacCCAAATAGCAAAGGATTTTCGACAAAATCAATCGTTTAAACAAAAAATGGGCAATGTAGAAGCTTGACAAATGAACAATACACTGGTGCTTCGAAATTAGAAAAGCAAGTTAGAGGACAAAAGATAAATTTAATATCGCGAGCGGCTTACAAATATCAACACAATACGATGTCAAGCCATTGATGAAAGCAATCTTGCATATTTTTCATCCACGCGCGCGAGAAAGACTTTCCTTCTACGTGTGAAATTCGGTTAATTCTCAAACCATACCTTTAAAATAACATCTTGGGCCTTCAAACCATTACTTTTAGAGGCTGGTCCGCCGTCTGCGACCTTGGAAACCACAATCCTACCGCCAGACAAACTATTTCCGACCTGATAAAGCAAAATAAAGGCAACGTTAAGAGAAAGGCTTCCAGCTATCAATCGCGCGTTGAAAAGGATGAATGCGGGGTGCCGGAATCCGGCATATTCGCGCGATGAAAGCGAAACGCGGTCGATCGAAcacgcgtgttttttttttttaggatatACAACACTGTCAATGTACTGAAATTTCAAACAGACAACAAAAGTGAACGTATTTGTTTCACAACATTGGCATCCCACCGCGTTCATGAGTACTTTCTTTCAAAGGCCATtgagaacaaaacaaagagCGGTTCAACTTGAAAAGCCTTACTTCGACGGAGTGAGTGAGAGAGCGAGTGATCTTCAAAGGTGGCTATACGCGAAGTGTGATAACTAAATTACGAGTTTTTGATAGGGTTGCAGTCTTGTTAGGCGTTAATctttttaaagacattttttcaaaacaagcccGGACAAGACCCTTTAGATACGCGTGAATTCGCTACACGTGTAGATGGtctaaaaaatgaaatattaaagCCAAATTTACGAACGCAtggtttctttgtttaattGCCCTCGATCTCGCATTCCTTGTAAGGATCAAATTAATTACAAGACGTGAACTCCCAACTAAGTgacaaagtaaaataaaaacgcATAGCGCAGTAATAAAATAAGATATGAGGAAGCTCCTTACCTCGGATCCACCCATAATATTGAATCCTAGAGAACCGTCAACCCGCGATAATGACACTTCTACTTCAAAATCATCGGCGGTCTGCGGCGGAAAAGCAAATGCGCGAGTAAGCCGACTTAAGGCAATAATCTCAAAACACACAGGGAAGCCCGTATATGCGCTCTTGTCTGTTTACTTACAACTTCATAAAATGTCGCTCACCTTGGCAAGAATAACAGTCGGATGTCAGGATAATGGGCAAATTTTATAAGCGCTACATCGCTCGCTCACTCAACACAACGCAGGCTTTTGTTCGCAAAGGGAACCCGCGCTCCGTCTCGACACGGGTCAAATCTTGACATTTTAGGATTAAAAGACGACCAAATAAACTTTGTGGAAATGCTCTCGGTAGTAAGATGTCTGGTGCGCGTAGCCCGAGGGACAAAAAGCATGATCCTACAAAAACCGAgccatttaattttaatatCGAAACTAGCCATGCATCGATCCCGTCCCGAAGAGCTCAAGATCAAAACATTCAACCCATTTTGCGGTTTACTNNNNNNNNNNNNNNNNNNNNNNNNNNNNNNNNNNNNNNNNNNNNNNNNNNNNNNNNNNNNNNNNNNNNNNNNNNNNNNNNNNNNNNNNNNNNNNNNNNNNAACAGGATTGGACGGCTTTAGATTACCCATAAATGATTCGCCAAGCAGCAGCCGACGGTCTTCTAAAGATGACAGGCCACTTAGTGTCAATGCCTCGTCataatggaaatttgtgtaaaATTCGAGAGAATTCATCCTAAGCAGCGCGTTTTTTGAATTCTCTTCCTCCAAGGCATCTGACAGATACTTTGGCAGAATCGCCATATACAGCTGACAGGACCTTTCCCACTTAACAGACCAATTTTTTTACCTTCCTGTTCAAAGTGATATTATACTGCAGTCCTTCAACTTCCTCGATTTCCATATCCTCTGCATCAGCAGTCTCATTTCCGTCTGAAAAATCTTCATATCTTTGTGACTTTGGTGTTGTTCTGGACTGTTTCGTTTTTCTGCTTTGGTGAGAGTTTACTGTGTACCACTGGGGCATGAGGTGCTTTCAACTCCTCAGCCAGCAACTTGGCTAAAGTTAACACACAAGAAGCAAATTCAAGTTTTACCTACACTACAAGTGCTGAGTTGAGTCGGCTAGTGCAAAAATTTGGTATGTGTTCCATACTGTTATTTGCATACAAGCAACAAAACGTCTTTCAagctaaaatttgataaaagttGAAGTTGCACAGGGCTTCATATTAAGAAATTTGTTAGTTCCCACTCTTAAATTAGCCTTTAAAGAAATTTTAGTCACAACACTAAAGTAGTTAGTCATGAATTTTAACTAACGTGTGGGAAATAATGTGGTTTTTTCAGTTACAATAACATGAATTTTCTTGTTGCAAAACCCAAACATTAGTTGCTTTTGTGACTGCATTGGTTGCAATTTTGAGCCCTGCTGCATGTAAACATTGTGAATCAGGAGTGGGAAAAATAAGCATCTCTGCACACTGTTATTGAAATctcttttgttaaggttttcCTAGCATAGATGATACTAGACCAGAATGATGTAACGATAAACCACACATAAGGGATGCAAGCAAAATTTCAACCTAATTTCTGGGTCCTTGCTCTTCACCTTAGATTTCTGCTGGCGGTAAATAATCTTATACTACTAACCAGATTACTAATAAATATTGAGCCCTTTCATCagctataatattattataatattattgcaattGACTGTAAAGGAGATTGATTTATATAGATGATTTAatgcatgaaattcatatatttgaactgcggattgaagcAAATGTGTatgatcttcgcaatttttatCACTACTTACTGTAAGTAGTAGCCACAAGGTCTGACAAAATTTTCAAGCCCTTCTTGCTATTAAATAAGTAGTGCTTAGAAATGCAAGGATCATCCACATTTGCAAAGGAGATTGTTGTGCAAATTTTGCACTTTGCTTAAACACAATTAATTTTTCTACCAGACTGAATCATACTAACAGACTTTCAAGTTAGGTTCCACCCTTGTGCTTCCAACAGAGTTAAACACTCGTGGAGCATGACAAGTTGATGTTACACTCAAGCTCAAAAGAGAATCCTTTCTTCCTATGGAAGTCACCTCTTGGAAAAGCAAATGGGATGATCACATCAGACACAGCATTCAGGAAAAGTGTAACACTCAGTGTtccaggtaattttttttttcgcaaggGGTCATTCAATTTTTCAGGGGAGTTGCACAAAGTATAGTACTTTAATTTATAAGAGTACTGTACCTTAGCCGATTGTCGTTTTCGTCCGTGTTAGGTCAGGTAGCGGTTTGCCTAAGGGGTTTTGACCCAAGACCCGTCTCTTACTTTATCTGGAATACTGAAGATTTCCCCATGCAATCACACAGACTTACCAAGCTTCTTTTGATACAGTGGCCGTGTGGAGTCTGTCATTGGCCCTACTGTGGCTCCAAATGATTTAAGCTGCCTCGCAAGATCCCCATCAGAAAGTGCTGTCACATCAAACGGAAGGCCAGTTTTTACTCTTTTGTTAATAACTATCTTCTGCTTTGGAGGAAGTTTCTGTATCAAAAAGGAAACATAATCAATTTTCTCTGTGACTACAAAAGCAGTAATAATTACAATCacaataatgatagtaataacaataacaataataaattagaAGAGGAAGTAAAACAGCAACGATGGATAGGCCAGTATACAGTGCAGCAATGGCAAGATGAGCATTTACATCATGAATCCTATAACATTGCAAAGGTTTGGCCAAACATCCCATAGTCTACAGTGTACACACTAGTATCGTCCAACAGTCAcacataaaccctttgccaccctctgtATACATGTGATTATAATAAAAGACTCCTAAGCAGCCTTTACAGTAGCCCAGTTCAATGTTTGCATCTCAAATCCAGTTTGAAGCAGAACACCTGCCTCTTATTGTCATAACAGCAATGATCGTATTAAggcaaaatttaatgataaagtGCACCATATCCACGCaagaaatatattatttttattttcacttttgtgCAATAAGCTCAGCTAAGTGTTTGTATGCAACAGTTCTCTCTTTCCCCATTCCACCTGTTGTTGAAAACACAAGTGGAGTGAATACAGCACATTTGACTTCCCTCATCCTGTCACCATACTCTTCTTCGCCAACAACTTTGAGAATTGACTTCCCTATTATACGCCATGGCACTTCACCAATGCCAGTTGGACGCACtcctagttttttttttttttgagtggtATTATTAACCTGCAGGCCACAAATGCTGATAAACTTTGTGGATGACTGGTTGATATACACAGATGTCTAACTCTTGCTATTTCAGCTAATGCGTTGCATAGATCCAACAAAGCACTCTTATAAGAAGATCGAGCAGAAATGGCGCCATGCATAGGCATCAATTTCCAAAGGGCCGGCAGCGCCTTGCGTCTTGTATGCAGCTATCTTAATTGCTTGTCCagtaattttttcaaagatgATAGGGTCATAATGGATTTCATCTACATCTGGCTTTATTAAAATGTCTCGGCTGTTGCGATTTTTCCTTGAGGGTTCTTGTCTATCAGAACTTCTCGTGTCGTTTTCATTTGAATGTAACCCTTCTCATCCTGACTGattgcaataatattaatatatccACATTTAAAAGATCCCCTCTGCTTACATTGGAaattaattgcaggggtgcctggagaaaagccttaagtgacttctgataaattaccagattctccttccaaatttctttgtattctgttgtgaatgactaggagaatttgacattgcatcaaagtcacttaaggccttattctaCACACCCCTTCAAGGGGATTTAACTGTTTAATGTTGCAAGGAAAGACGTGGCAAGCAGCTCAATTATTGAGCTGCTTGCCACGTCTTTCCTTGTAACATTAAACAGTTAAATCCACTTGCAATCTTTTCcatctcttcttcttctatGACAATTGGAGAGATGTTTATGAATACACCTCCTTTTggaaaatgattgattgatttctcCCTCTGTCCATACAATCATCCTGCACTCCACACACGCTACGTGTTCCTTGGTTTTACTTTTAGCATGAGGcttttgtaaaaataaaacaatacaaGACTGAAAACAATTTGAGAGCAATACATCCCAAAGCCAAATCATTGGCATAAGCTTGGTataggtaaggtaaggtaagatCCTTATTTTACGAGGGCAACACATGACAGTCATAGACTGATAAACTTGTCGCCCTCAGTGCGCACCTCTTACCTCCCTTCCTCTGtcaatgctccgttttacgTTTATTCAAAGCTACAGCTACATGGAACAGAGGAAAGTCCAAAAACAGATGTCGATTGAATGACGGGGATCGAACTGGTGACCCTCTAGCTCAGAAGGCTGCACAccaaccgactgagctacgtcTGCTTCTAGCTAATTCTTTGACGAATGTTTTCCCAGATGGTAGAAGAAAACATTTATGGCTCCATTCCACTGTTTCCTCATATGCCACCTCTATATGTTGAATGAATACTTCCCCTCTAAGATCACCTCATTGAAACTGAACTGGCATTTCCTTTTTCCTGGTTTGTGCTAAAGAATTTACTCAAGAACACCAATGTATTCTTCCTGATTTCCATCACAAGATTTGTTTATTGGCCGTTCTGTAATATCCCTAGTTTCATCATTTGTATTATGTACCTACAATTCTCGTTGCTGGTTTTGTTCTCGATTGTTTATTATCTTAGcttttatttataataataaaataacaataacgtCAATTATAACAATAACAGTAGCAGTGGCAACAACAACTCAATTTAATCCTTAGAGTAGCTTTAAGCCTGGctagaatatttttatttttcaaggacGATCTTGGTCTCACACTTTCTTTTTAAATCCATTGTCATTAAAATCTCATGGGAATCAAAAGTCTTTCACCCATTTAAATGTAGAACTTTTAAATGcacttttttttccacaaaaacTTACACTTATAGCTCATAAGTGCTTGAGGCAAAATGGGCATTCTTAAAGTACTCAGCAATAACATTCTATGGTCATTTTAAATCATACATTATTCTTCCTTTCACATTCAGATTTTACTGTAGACTGCTCTGCAAACAATAACACCGGCTGGTGCTGAATTTGACGTTAATTAGCTTAACAT includes these proteins:
- the LOC136896232 gene encoding lamina-associated polypeptide 2-like, whose translation is MPSFSNNPERLTKERLKSALIANGVPLPQTDQRKAFYVDLYLQKLSSQNDEEEFSSSSDESEEVSESSPIGYSKKLPPKQKIVINKRVKTGLPFDVTALSDGDLARQLKSFGATVGPMTDSTRPLYQKKLAKLLAEELKAPHAPVVHSKLSPKQKNETVQNNTKVTKI